The genomic stretch GAAATATTTAATTGTTTTGCCACTTCGTTTTGGGTTTTATCTTCAAAATAACGAAGTCTGATAACAGTTTGTTCCCGTTGGGGCAATTTTTGTAACAGTTCGTGCAATGCCATATATTCCACAATTTTTTCTTCCTGATGTTCTTCGCCGGGAATCTTATCCATCAGCATTACAGAGCCGTCGTCTCCCATGGGGGCGTAGAGCGATTCGCAGGTGGGCGTGTAGGAAAGGGCGGTGACCACATCGTCTTCGGGAATTCCCGTGGCTTCAGAAATTTCTGTGATTTTAGGATCTTTGAAAAATTTGTTTTTATAGTCTTCTAAATATCGATTGATTTTATAGGAATTTTCCTTGATATATCGGGACACTTTTACCGCACCATCATCCCGGAGGAATCGTTTGATTTCTCCCATAATCATGGGAACTGCATAGGTAGAAAATTGCACATCGTAAGAAAAATCAAATTTTTCGATGGCTTTTTGCAATCCGATACAACCAATCTGAATGGCATCGTCCGGCTCAATTCCGCGGTTTAAAAATCGTAGAGCAATTTTTTTTACCAAGCCCATATTGAGAGAAAAAAGCTGCTCCATCGCAGCAGTATCTCCCATTTTTGCCAACTTAATCAGTTCGTTGTTTTTGTCAAACAACATAGCACACCTCGTCTTCTTAGCAGGTTTTCTGTTGTTATGTATGGTTGGGGTGAAGCCGTTTTTTCATAAAAATACGGGTACCTTTTCTCGGTGCCGAGTCCACTTCCAAAATATCCATAAAGGATTCCATTACGGTGAATCCCATTCCCGAGCGTTCTTCTTCAGTTTTGGTGGTGAAAAGGGGTTCTCTCGCTTTTTCGATATCGGGGATTCCTTTTCCCGAGTCGGTTACAGTGATTTCCACGCTGTAATCGGAAAAAAGACGCATCTCCAGCGTGATAACGCCAACTGTTTTATCATATCCGTGGATGACTGCATTGGAAACTGCTTCCGAAACAGAAGTTTTTACTTCCACAAGCTCTGAAACAGTGGGGTCTAACGGAGAAATGAATGCTGCAGCTGTAATACGTGCAAAGCCTTCGTTTTCCGATTTGGATAAAAACATCAATCGCATTTCATTTAGAATTTCCATAGTTTGCAAAGCTCCTTTCCGTGGGAGAGAATGGTAACCAGTTCTTGCATATTTGCCATGGTAAATATTCTTTGGTAACGTTGGTTGGTGGTATATATATAAGTACGGGCATCAAAAACGGAGGCAAGCTTGTAGCCATAGGCAACAAAACTGATGCCGGAGCTGTCCATAAAGTCAAGACCTTCTAAGTTGAAAATGATTCGTCGGTAGTTTTTCTCCGACAGTTTTAAAGCAAGTTGTTCCCGCATGCCAATACTGTTATGATGATCAAGTTCTCCCCGAAGCAGTATCATTAGAGTGTCGTTTTGTTCTTCAAAGAAAATTTCCATATTCATTCCTCATTTTTGTCAGTTTTTCTTATTGTAGCATAGCCCCTATGAAAAGTCCGTTGTAATTTGTCGTGAGAGTGAAAAAATCGTTCGACAAAATGATTTGTTTTTTGAAAAAGCGGTTGATTTTTTTGAGAGACTGTGTTATCATATAGAAGATTGATTGCAAAGGAGTATGTTATCATGAAACAAAGAGGCTTTGAAGTTGCCAAGGATTTTTTAGAACGGGATATTAAACTTCCCGAGCGTTCTACGAAAAACAGCGCAGGTTATGATTTTTTTGCTATCGAAGATACCGTGATTCCGTCTTATTATGCTCAGCTATTGGAAAAAGTGGTATCCAAAGAACCCATTAAACCCACGTTGGTAAAAACCGGAATCAAAGCGTATATGGGCGAGGATGAAGTGTTATCCATCTACAATCGTTCTTCCAATCCCGGTAAAAAAGGCTTGATTTTAGCAAATTCCGTTGGGATTATTGATAGTGATTATTATTCCAATCCGGATAATGACGGTCATATCATGTTTGCTTTTTACAATTTTATGCCTTTTGCCATTACCATTAAAAAAGGCGATAAAATCGGGCAGGGGATTTTCACCAAATTTTTAAAAGCGGATGACGATAACGCTCAAGGTGACCGTACCGGTGGCTTCGGTAGTACCGGTAAATAAAAAAAGGAGTAAAAAAATGAAAAAAATTTGTTTAGTACTGTTGGCAACTATGCTTGTATTAACAGGCTGCAGCCAGACATCAGAACAAGAAACTACGCAACAGACAACACAATCAACACAAACCACACAAACCAAAGGAGATGCTGATATGAAAGCAATTGTTACTATGAAAACCGTTACCGTGGATAAAACTGATGCGCAAAAACCTATTGTGACCATCGAAATGGAATCCGGCGGTATCATCAAAGCAGAATTATACCCTGATGTAGCCCCCATCACCGTGGAAAACTTTATTTCCTTAATTGAAAAAGGATTTTACAATGGTTTAACTTTCCACAGAAATATTCCCGGTTTTGTAATTCAGGGCGGATGTCCTCAGGGTACCGGTACCGGTGGCCCCGGTTACACCATCAAAGGAGAATTCTCCTCTAACGGCGTAGAAAACAACTTAAAACATACCCGTGGTGTGCTTTCCATGGCAAGAGCTATGGATCCCGATTCTGCAGGCAGCCAGTTCTTCATTATGCATGCAGATGCACCTCATCTGGATGGGGATTATGCGGCATTCGGTATGGTAACTGAAGGTATGGATTATGTAGATTCCATCGCAACCTCCGGTATGTAATAAGGCTTGTAAAAGAATCCAGAACGCAAAAGGCATAGGTTTCTATGCCTTTTTGTTTTTTAAGGTGAAAATTTGTTAGCACAAATTTTGATTGATAATGCCTTTTGCTATTCACAAACTTCTCCTCTCGCAGTACCTGTGTACGGCTTTGGGGTCAGTTTGTGAATTCTGAATCCTTTTCCTGCACCTTTCATATCCGGTTTGAAAAATTGGCTTAAATGAATGAACCTCACCGCTCGCTGTACACACGGTACAGCTTCGGGCTCGTCAAGGCGTTGCCTTGATTCGATTTCCGAATTCTGCATCAATTTTTCTTCACCTTAGAAAATATGGAAATAGCAAAGACGGAATCTTTGATGGGTTTCGTCTTTTTGTTTGATGTAAGAAACATCATTTGTAGGGGAGGGTGGGCATCCCCTTTCATTGTGAGAGCACTTCATTTGGCAAGATAGGAATCGCGATTTCCCGCTCGTCACATTCTGAAAGAAAAATACAAAAAAATTCCTGAAATCTCTTGACAAATAGGATTGTTTGTGATATATTATTTTAAGTCAGCTTATGTGTTTATATGCCGGTGTGGCGGAATGGCAGACGCGCGCGACTCAAAATCGTGAGGGAAACCGTGGGGGTTCAAGTCCCTTCACCGGCACCATCATTATAAAACCGTGTAAAAAATCGCTGATATATAAACTATATCTAATTTGTTTGGAGGTGCAATCGACTATGGCAAAATGCGAAATTTGCAACAAAGCTACCACTTTTGGTATTCAGGTTTCCCACTCTCACAGAAGATCCAACAGAACCTGGAAACCCAACATCAAAAAAGTAAGAGCAATTGTTGACGGTGCTCCGAAAAAAATTACCGTTTGCTCTAAATGCTTAAAATCCGGTAGAGTTATCAGAGCTATCTAATTGAAAAGCAAAAAAGAAAAAGACCGTTTTTAACGGTCTTTTTTGTATTGATAAAATTTCATTTTTGATACATTTTAAAAAAATTGTTGAATTTTGTGATGAAATATGCTAGGATAAGATTAGTTTAATAATCTTTTTGATTTAGGAGAATGTTCACTATGAAAAAACTAATTGCTATTTTACTTGTTGTCCTGATGGCATTATCTTTATGCGCTTGTGGTAAAAACGAAGCGAAACAGCCGGAATCTGCTAAAGAAAGTTCCATCGATTCCGATGTGGAAGCTCCCGAGATTGTGAGTTCTGACGAAGATTCCCGGGAAAGTATTGTGTCTAAGGTACAGGGGAACTGGGTAAGTCCCGACGGCTATTTCCTGCAATTTAGCGGAAATCGTTTTTCTGACGGACATTACAGAAGCGAGGGTGGACTTTCCGGAAATATTTCTTTGTTCAGAAATGTAGGTGCTGAAGAATTCGAACTTACCATTCATTTTCCTGATGGATATATTTATGAGGAGCTTATCCCGGCACATGACAAAATTTTTATCGTAAAAAGTGACGACAGCTTTGAAAATCAGATGACGGTAACTGATGAACAGGGCAATGTTTATGAATGCCAATATGCAGGAACCACTGATGATGAACTGTTTGCAAAATGTGAAGAAATTGTAGCAGATTAAAAATGTTTCCAATTACTAAACACAGGAAGGAGAATTTTTATGAAAAAGCTTATCAGTATGTTGCTGGTTTGTTTGATGATTGTATCTTTATGCGCTTGCAATCCTGTGGAACGTTTGATATCTCCGGAGAATTCTGAAGAAAAGGGTGCTTCCAACCTTACCGAAGAAACCCTGATAGATGAACTTCAGGGCTGGTGGGTCGGAGAAATTTCCGATGGCTTAGCTTATTTGATGCATTTTAATGGAGAACGTTTTACGGATGGTCAGTATCCGGGATCTTACAATGTTGCCGGAAGTGTTGTGAAAGTAACTGAGCTCGGTACCGATGAATTTGAAATTCAGATTCATTTTCCGGAAGGAACGGTTGATGGCGAAACGATTGCAGAGCACGACGAAACAATGATCGTAACAAGTGATGATGGTTTTGAAAAAACTGTGACAGTTGCCACTTCAGATGGTGAGGCTTATCAATGTGAATATGCCGGAATTACAGATGTTGAACGATTGGAAAAATGTACTGAAATTACCGGTTTTTAAAAGTGGAATATGGCAAATAAGAACCCGACCCGATGACGCAATCGAAGATTGCGGTCGGGTGCCCCGGAACCTTGTTGTATTTACAATAAAAAAGTCCGTTTTGATAACGGACTTTTTTGTTTACTTATGATAGCTTTCATGGTTTAAAATTTTAAAGCCACGGTAAATTTGCTCTGTTAAAAACAAACGGGCAAGATTATGAGGGAAGGTCATTTTAGACATAGATATTTTCATTCGGCAGGCGGCGAGCACATCAGGATGCAACCCGTGAGAGCTGCCGATAATAAAGCACATCCCGCCTTCTGTAGCCTTTTTGTCAATCAGCTCGGCAAATTCTTCGGAGGAATACTGTTTGCCGTTGATTGCCATTGCAACCGGCACCATATTCTTAGGAATATTTTTTAGAATTTGTATTCCCTCTTTTTTGAGAACCGATTCGATTTCTTTTTCTCCCGGACGGTCGCTTAACGGTAAGTCAGGAACCTCAATATGGGTAAAATCGGTATATTTTTTCAGTCTCTTTTCATATTCTGAAATCAGATTACGAGTTGCTTCCTCTTTAATTTTTCCAACGGTGATAATGGTGGTTTTTATCATAATAATACCACCTCACCAAGCATACCGCGGTGTGACACGGAAAGCTCCGCGTCTTGATTCACTTTGATTTTGGATTCTTTTAACACATCTTCTACCGTGTGAAATGCAAGTTCGGAAGTGTTTGCTTCACCGCTTAAGTGGCCCAAAATGATTTTTTTCGTACCGCCTTTTATCAGATGTGTGGCAAATTTTCCTGCATTTTCATTGGAAAGGTGCCCTTCATTTCCACGGATTCTTTGTTTTAAATGGAAAGGATAGGAGCAATTTTCCAAAGCATTTAAGTCGTGATTGGATTCTAAGAAAACCAGTTCTTTTCCTTTTACATCGGTAAATAAATTCTCTGCCAAATGACCAACGTCTGTCAGGATGCTGATGGTTTTTTCGTCGGCAAACAGATTGTATCCCACAGTGTGACAGGCATCATGTGGAACAGGGAAAGATTCAATCCGTAAATCCAAAACACCCACACTCTGATTACGGTCAATCTGAAAAATGCGTTCAGAATAGTCGCAGATTTTGGGATAGAGTTCAATTAATGTGCCTTTGGTGCCACACACCTTCACATTAAGATGCTTCATCATCATGGGAAGGGCTGAGGTGTGGTCAGTGTGAGCGTGGGTTAAAAAAACGGCATCCAGTTTGCCGATGTCTTCCCCGATGGAATCCAATGACTCACGAATGCGCTTAAAGCTGCACCCGCAGTCCACCAGGATGCGGGTGCCTTTATAGGATATGAAAATAGAGTTACCGTTACTTCCTGAAAATAACGGACAAAATTTCAATTGATTCATATATTTTGATATACGGGCTTAGTTTTCTGTTTCGATTTTCTGAATGTCGCCGCCCATTCCTTTGATTTTATCAACAATTTTTTCATAACCGCGTTCAACGTGAAAAATATCAGAAATTTCAGTTGTTCCGCGAGCCATCAGCCCTGCAATTACCATAGCGGCACCTGCACGAAGGTCGGTTGCTCTCAGGGGAGCGGAGGAAAGCTCGTCCACTCCGGTAATCATTGCCATATTACCACTGACTTTAATGTCTGCTCCCATTTTCTTTAATTCTTCGGTATATTTAAAACGGGAATCCCAGATGGTTTCAGTTACGGTGCTGGTCCCTTCAGACACGCACAGTAAGGTGGCAATCAGGGGCTGCATATCGGTGGGGAATCCGGGATATGGTAAGGTTTTTACCACAGTCTTCTTGGGACGTTTTTTGTAGAATACTCTGATAGAGTCGTCTCCTTCTTCCACACCAACACCAATTTCTGTGAGTTTTGCGCTCATACATTCCAAGTGGCGGGGAATTACATTTTTCACCACAACATCACCTTTAGTAGCTGCTGCCATTACCATATATGTACCTGCTTCGATCTGGTCAGGAATGATGGAATAGCTGGAACCTTTTAATTCCTTTACGCCCACGATTTTAATGGTGTCGGTACCTGCGCCTTTGATTTTTGCGCCCATGGAGTTTAAAAAGTTTGCCACGTCAACAATGTGCGGTTCTTTTGCCACATTTTCAATAATGGTGGTGCCCTGCGCTTTGCAGGCACACAGCATAACATTGATGGTTGCGCCAACAGAAACCTGGTCGAAAAATACAGGGGCGGCAGTTAAGGCATTGGATTTTGCAACGATGGCACCGGATTTTACTTCGGTTTGCACGCCCAATGCTTCAAATCCTTTTAAATGCTGGTCAATAGGACGGTTTCCTAAATGGCATCCGCCGGGAAGAGCCACTTCTGCCTGATTGAATTTACCTAAAAGTGCGCCGATAAAGTAATAAGAGGCACGCATTTTGGTTGCCAGTTCATAAGGAACCTTAGAAGTGTTCATCTTGGTAGAATCAATATAGAGAACGCCGGGCTCTTTATAATAAACCTCTGCGTTCATCTGTTTTAAAATATTAATCATAATGCGCACGTCAGAAATATCGGGCACATTTTCTAAAACACAAGGAGTATCAGACAGCAAAGCAGCAGGAATCATAGCAACCGCAACGTTTTTTGCACCGCTGATTACTACTTCTCCGGTTAAAGGCTTTCCGCCGTTAATAACATATTTTTCCAAGTGGTTATCACACCTTTCGTCTATCTTAACAGCATGTTACTTTCCAAAAAATAACAGACTATTACATTCTGAAACCATTATAGCATATTGTTTCCAAAAAATAAAGTCTTTTTTTCACATTTTTTTATTTTTATCTGCTTTTTCTGAAAAAAAGTGGGTTTTCTCAAAAATCTTATGAAAAAAATGGTTGATTTTGTTGCAAACCGGATTGGATTGTGTTATACTATATAATAACCGAATTATAATTTAAAATAAACGGATGGAGAATGATTGTGAAAAAGCTAGTTTGTTTGATTCTTTGCGTTTTGTTACTCCACACGTCCGTGTGGGCAGCAAACCCCGTCCCGAAATTTGATATCTTGTCTAAAAATGCTGTGGTAATGGAAGCGGAAACAGGGCAGGTGTTGTTTGACCAAGGGATGAATGAGCAGAAATATCCTGCCAGCATCACCAAGGTGATGACTGCTTTGATTGCTCTGGAGCATTGTGAACTGACAGACGTTATTACGGTCAGTGATTATGCGGTGGAGCAAACGTTGGGAACCAGCAGTATCGGCCTTGCTGCAGGTGATGTCCTTACCGTGGAAGATGCTTTGCACGGGATGATGTTGGAATCTGCCAACGATTGTGCTATTGTTATTGCAGAAGATGTGGCAGGCAGTGAAAAAGACTTTGTAAAGTTGATGAATGAAAAGGCAAAAGAGTTGGGCGCCACCAACACCAACTTCGTCAATTCTCACGGTCTTCATGATGAGAAACACTATACCACTGCATATGATATGGCGTTGATTACCAGAGAAGCTATGAAAAATCCTGATTTCGTGAAGATTGCCGGAGCAAAAACATACACCATGTCCGACAATCCTGACAGGGTTCGTTCCAATAAAAATCTGATGCTGCAGTCCGGTCCGTATTATTATGAATATGCACGGTTTGGCAAAAATGGGTTTACTACCCCTGCGCAGAACACGATGGTAGTGGAAGCAAAGCGGGGAACCTTGGAGCTGATTTGTGTGGTAATGAACTGTACCGACGGTGAGAAGAAATATGAGGATGCGGCTAATCTTTTGGATTTTTGCTATGAAAACTTTTATAAAACCAAGATTGATAATGATTTGATTGATCCTCCTGCAGGCAAGCTTTGGGGAACCTTTGGGAAAATAGGACGTGTGGATTTTCAGTTGGATGGAGAGGCATTTGTGATGCTTCCCAATGGAGTTGGGGCAGAAGAGTTAAGTTTTTCTTATGAACTCGCTCCCCGCTATAAAAGAGCAGAAGAATACACTGCCAGTGTAACGGTTTCCTCCGACGGAGCAGAATTGTTTCAGATTCCTATGACGGGAACTGCTAAAAAGACCATTACGTTTTATAATATTTTAAAAACCATTTTCTGGTTGATTATTGCTGCAATTGTCTTTATTATTGGCGTTGCGGTGTATTACATCATAGAAGCGGAACGTAAGAAAAAACAGCGCCGCAAGGCGAAATTCCGCAGAACCTTCCGTGTGAAGAAAGATCTTTAAAATTATTTGTTCAAAAAAATAAAATAATATACATTGCATCCGCCTACCGCGGAGCAGTAGTGAAAGGAACAAAAGCGATGATTTTAGCGATTGATGTGGGCAACTCCAACATTGTGATTGGAGCTATCCATCAAAACGAAGTATGCTTTGTATCCAGGATGGCAACCGAAGGGTGCCGTACCGAGGACCAGTATGCGATTTATTTCCGTGAAATTTTGCGGCTGTATAATATGGAAGAAACTTCCTTTGAAGGCGGCATTATTTCCAGCGTAGTACCTCCCGTGACCAATGTAATCGCCAAAGCGGTTTCAAAACTCATCGGGAAAGATCCCTTGATTGTGGGACCCGGTATCAAAACAGGGCTCAATATTTTGATTGATAACCCTTCTCAGCTTGGGTCCGATATTGTGGTGGATAATGTGGCAGCACGGCATTTATATAAAACTGCCGTGATTGTGATTGATATGGGCACTGCCACCACGATTTCTGTGACGGATGAAAAAGGAAATATCCGTGGCGGTGCTATTGCACCCGGAGTTGGTATTTCCTTAAATGCGTTATCTCAGAATACCGCACAGCTTCAGGGAATCAACCTGGATTCTCCCAAAAAAGTAATCGGCACCAACACTGTAGATTCTATGAAAGCAGGGATGGTGTTTGGTTGGGCGTCTATGATAGACGGTATGATTGAACGTATTTTAGAAGAACTGGGTACCCCTGCCACTGTGGTTGCAACAGGTGGACATGCCAAGGCGATTATTCCGTATTGCAGAAAAGAAATTGTATATCGGGAAAACCTGTTGATGACAGGTTTAAATCTGGTATATCAGATGAATGTGAAAGCATAATTGAGGGGAGAATTACAATGAAAAGAAAACAATTAAATACACTTGTTGTTTTAACATTATTTATTGCTATTGAAGCGATTTTTGCATTTACTGCGTTAGGTTCCATTCCCTTGGGACCAGGGATTGTTGCAACTTTGGCACACATTCCGCCTTTGGTAGCTGCCATGGTTTTGGGCTATCGGGAAGGGGTGATTATGGGAGGTGTCATGGGTGTATTCTCATTGATCGTTTTTTCCACCTCTTTGCTGGGAAGCACATCGGCTTTTGCATTTACTCCCATTGCTCCCAACGGCAACTTTTGGAGTCTTGTGATTTGTATTGTTCCCAGAATTCTGTTCCCGGTTATCGGTGTGTTCTGCTATCGTTTTTGTAAGAAAAAATTCCATTCATCTGTTTCTGCAGGAATTGCAGGAGTTGTGGCAAGCTTGATGCATTCGTTTATGGTACTATCCCTGATTTATATTTGTTTTTATGGACATACTGCAGTTGGAAAAGATTATGTGGCTTTGATGATTGCCTGGGGTGGCATCAATGCAGTGCTCGAAATTGTGGTTGCGGCTGTTGTATGCGCAGGGATTGTTCCTGCGGTAGAAAAAACTCGCAGAAAAGCAATAAACTAATTAAGAAAGAGGGCTTCGATTGAATAAGAATAAGAGAAAACAATTTCGCTGGATAGCACTTTTAGTGCTTGGCCTTCCAATTGTGATTGTATTGTTTTACTGGTTAACTAAGCTGTTAACCGGGGTAACACCGGATGATATTTTTCTGTTTGCAGGGGGAAATGTTGTAATTGAGGTTCTCCTTGTACTGGGAATTTATGCCGTAAAAGCGGTACTGTTTTTTATTCCCGTAGCATTTTTATATATTCTGACGGGTAACCTTTTTCCGCCCATTTATAGTATTCTCATTAATATTATCGGCCTTTCTGTTACCATGTCTCTCACATTCTGGCTTGGAAAGAAGTTGGGAAGAAACCTTGTGAAAAAAATCATCCGTAAGTCTCCCAAGGTGAAGCGTTTTATGGATGACAGTGATAAAAGTCAGGTAACGTTATTTGCCCTTCGCGCATCTAATGTTTTTCCCGTGGAATTGATTTCCTTGGTCTGCGGAAGTACAGGTTATCGGTTCTGGAGTTTTTTAGGATTGTCGCTGTTGGCAATGGTTCCCACATTAATTCCCTTTACGTTGATGGGGGATTCTTTGAAAGATCCGTTGTCTCCCGGATTTTTGATTCCTTTTGGAATTGTATTGGCGATGATGGCAGGTTCTCTGATTGTTTATAAAATCAAGCATAAAGAAGAATAAAAAAACTGAATCATTCAAATGTGGAATGATTCAGTTTTTTTTAACTTTTTAAAATGGTGAGGGAAGCTGTACATTGCAATAGCTTATCTTTCCGGCTTCAATTTCAATAACACCGTAGGAAGCATTACCTGTTCTTGGACGTGAAATGCTACCCGGGTTTGCCAAAATTTTCCCTGAAAAATGCTCTACTTCTGCAATATGCGTATGCCCGAACAAAATCACATCAGCTTTCTCGGTGGCAGGAATACTCTTTAAAGGTGCGGGATCCCAACCCAAAAGATAATAATGCCCATGGGTAATAAATATCTTTTTATCCCCGATTGTCAACATTTTTTCGTTGGGATATGCACCGGAATAATCATTATTCCCTTGCACGCCGTAGATGGGAAAATCGAAAAAGTTGTCCTCTAAAAATTGGATATCCCGATTGATGTCCCCTAAATGAATTACGGCAGTAACACCATACATATTTTCAATAATCTGTTTCATTTTTCTCACATCACCATGAGAATCGGAAAACACTAAAATTCGTTCCATAAATTGGTACCTATACGGTCTTATAAAATCCGTGATGAACTTCTTGAACCGTTACGTCTAAATTTAGTTCCGTGAGCGCAATACGGATTTTTTCCAAAGCGGGATTCTCGGTTTCAAAGTGGCCTGCCGTAACCATACAAAGACCCAGGCTTTCTGCTAACTGATATTCGTGATATTTGGCTTCGCCTGTGAGATAAACATCGCAGTCTTTCATCGTTTCCACCATGCTTCCGCCTGCACCTCCAACGACAGCAACGGTTCTCACCTTGCGGTTGGGGTCTCCTGTATAATTCACATATGAAACTTGAAGAGATTCTTTTACCAGTGTGATAAAATCTTGTAAACAAATGGGCTCTTTTAAGAAACCTTTTCGGTAGATAGTAGGTTGGTCTGTGTGATAATCCATAAGCTCAAGCAGTTGACATAGCGTATCGTTTACGCCGCCCCAGCAGCTATCGAAGTTTGTATGCATAGAATATACCGCAATGTTGTGGGAAAGCAGCGTAGCAATCTGACGGCCTTTTTCTTCTTCTAAATTGATTGATTTTATTCCCCCCA from Oscillospiraceae bacterium encodes the following:
- a CDS encoding metallophosphoesterase; this translates as MERILVFSDSHGDVRKMKQIIENMYGVTAVIHLGDINRDIQFLEDNFFDFPIYGVQGNNDYSGAYPNEKMLTIGDKKIFITHGHYYLLGWDPAPLKSIPATEKADVILFGHTHIAEVEHFSGKILANPGSISRPRTGNASYGVIEIEAGKISYCNVQLPSPF
- a CDS encoding Nif3-like dinuclear metal center hexameric protein; this encodes MKLRTIIAKLEAIAPFCLAEEWDNVGLMLGHPDWDIKKCYVALDITDRVIDCAIENGCNLIVSHHPFIMGGIKSINLEEEKGRQIATLLSHNIAVYSMHTNFDSCWGGVNDTLCQLLELMDYHTDQPTIYRKGFLKEPICLQDFITLVKESLQVSYVNYTGDPNRKVRTVAVVGGAGGSMVETMKDCDVYLTGEAKYHEYQLAESLGLCMVTAGHFETENPALEKIRIALTELNLDVTVQEVHHGFYKTV